From a region of the Desulfuromonas sp. KJ2020 genome:
- the extI gene encoding selenite/tellurite reduction operon porin ExtI: MIFKKTGTIAALVSGLTLLASSAFAGPVWTFGPEEQGLLKLEYKGQFQFNHRDTGAGEADDESANEFNFRRNRLALMGAYGSNFGLYVQTEFNEDNNISPLYVTDGGNSNFQILDAVMRFKLTDQVNVWVGKFKYNLTRENLEACEAPLTLDRSHFIRAPYVSTRDKGVAVWGNLADGMFQYRLDAMNGRNDSDSSPKSNLRYSARGHVTLFDKETGYGYKGTYMGEKKVLTVGAAYQFEPDVEYEVASTNTGSVDYAAWTVDGFFEYPVEDVGTFTLSAAYVDYDLDDAYQTNPVDPNLTGLNGEKNGSYYKAGYMLPNLPLQLFARYEDWSFATLNYVIDQEVTAYAGGFNYYLRGQDLKLTVEYSMVDFDTEGTINGVKTEDINTLTAQLQLIF, encoded by the coding sequence ATGATATTCAAAAAGACTGGCACTATCGCGGCGCTGGTTTCGGGCCTGACCCTCTTGGCCAGTTCGGCATTTGCCGGACCGGTCTGGACCTTTGGGCCGGAAGAGCAGGGCCTTCTGAAACTTGAATACAAAGGGCAGTTTCAGTTCAACCACCGTGACACCGGCGCCGGCGAAGCGGATGACGAGTCGGCTAACGAGTTCAACTTCCGCCGCAATCGCCTCGCTCTCATGGGGGCCTACGGCTCCAACTTCGGGCTCTATGTGCAGACCGAGTTCAACGAAGACAACAACATCAGCCCGCTGTATGTCACTGATGGCGGCAACTCCAACTTCCAGATTCTCGACGCCGTCATGCGCTTCAAGCTCACCGACCAGGTCAATGTCTGGGTTGGTAAATTCAAGTACAACCTGACTCGTGAAAACCTCGAAGCCTGCGAAGCCCCCCTGACTCTCGACCGTTCCCACTTTATCCGCGCCCCCTATGTCAGCACCCGCGACAAAGGGGTGGCCGTGTGGGGCAACCTGGCTGATGGCATGTTCCAGTACCGTTTGGACGCCATGAACGGCCGCAACGATTCCGATTCTTCTCCCAAGTCGAACCTGCGCTACAGCGCTCGCGGTCACGTGACCCTGTTCGACAAGGAGACAGGCTACGGCTACAAGGGCACCTACATGGGCGAGAAGAAGGTGCTCACTGTGGGAGCCGCCTATCAGTTTGAACCGGACGTCGAGTACGAGGTTGCCAGTACCAATACTGGTTCCGTCGATTACGCCGCCTGGACCGTGGACGGCTTCTTCGAGTATCCCGTCGAGGATGTCGGCACTTTCACCCTGTCTGCCGCCTATGTCGACTATGACCTCGACGACGCCTACCAGACCAACCCCGTCGATCCTAACCTGACCGGGCTTAACGGTGAAAAGAACGGCTCTTACTACAAAGCCGGCTACATGCTGCCCAACCTGCCCCTGCAGCTCTTTGCCCGCTATGAAGACTGGTCTTTTGCCACCCTGAACTACGTCATCGACCAGGAAGTCACCGCTTACGCCGGTGGTTTCAACTACTACCTGCGCGGCCAGGACCTGAAGTTGACGGTTGAGTATTCTATGGTTGACTTTGACACTGAGGGCACCATCAACGGGGTTAAAACCGAGGATATCAACACCCTCACCGCCCAGCTCCAATTAATCTTCTAA
- a CDS encoding LysR family transcriptional regulator, which yields MTTVQARSKVWLEVDGQPLLGDGRERLLRLVHETGSISAAARAMGVSYRKAWTQLQCMEDLLTWPLLVRQKGGAQKGKTSLTPAALELLQQFDDLKQGVREFVDARYREVF from the coding sequence GTGACCACGGTGCAGGCCCGTTCGAAAGTCTGGCTGGAAGTCGATGGCCAACCGCTTTTGGGAGATGGCCGCGAACGCCTGCTGCGCCTGGTGCATGAAACGGGTTCCATCAGTGCGGCGGCCCGGGCGATGGGCGTCTCTTACCGCAAAGCCTGGACCCAGCTGCAATGCATGGAGGACTTGCTGACCTGGCCGTTGCTGGTGCGGCAGAAGGGCGGGGCGCAGAAGGGGAAAACGTCCTTGACGCCCGCAGCCCTGGAGCTGCTGCAGCAGTTCGACGACCTCAAGCAAGGGGTGCGCGAGTTTGTCGATGCCCGCTACCGGGAGGTCTTCTGA
- the modA gene encoding molybdate ABC transporter substrate-binding protein — MGRLLLRVLLGLVLILPGRPAGADELMVFAASSLTEAFTDLGRQYAQAHPGTRLVFHFAGSQALAAQISQGAAVDVFAAADDQVMTRLLKQGLIETPAFFAGNSLALIVSRQAVQPIPDLNSLARPGNLLILGAPSVPVGRYTQRLLDRLGSDPAYGPAFVEGVRGNLVSEEASVKGVATKVALGEADAGVVYVSDLTPYLRERVRVIPLPEVHVPPVRYPVALVTDSSRKVSARRFIDYLLSPQGQRILAAHGFLPAR, encoded by the coding sequence ATGGGTCGTCTTCTGCTGCGGGTGCTGCTTGGCCTCGTCTTGATTCTGCCGGGGCGGCCGGCGGGGGCCGACGAACTGATGGTCTTTGCCGCCTCGTCCTTGACCGAGGCCTTTACGGACCTTGGCCGGCAGTATGCGCAGGCGCATCCTGGCACCCGGCTGGTCTTTCATTTCGCCGGCAGCCAGGCTTTGGCCGCCCAGATCAGCCAGGGGGCGGCCGTCGATGTCTTCGCCGCCGCGGACGACCAGGTCATGACACGCCTGCTGAAGCAGGGGCTGATCGAAACGCCCGCTTTCTTTGCCGGCAATAGTCTGGCGCTCATCGTCTCCCGGCAGGCCGTTCAACCGATACCGGACCTCAACTCGCTGGCCCGACCCGGCAATCTGCTCATCCTTGGTGCCCCTTCGGTACCCGTCGGCCGTTACACCCAGCGGCTGTTGGACCGCCTGGGGTCTGACCCGGCCTATGGGCCGGCCTTCGTGGAGGGAGTGCGCGGTAATCTGGTCAGCGAAGAGGCGAGCGTCAAAGGGGTGGCCACCAAGGTGGCGCTGGGTGAGGCCGATGCGGGGGTGGTCTATGTCTCGGACCTGACCCCCTATCTGCGGGAGCGGGTGCGGGTCATCCCCCTTCCTGAAGTTCATGTCCCCCCGGTGCGCTATCCCGTCGCCCTGGTGACTGATTCCTCCCGGAAGGTGTCGGCCCGGCGTTTCATCGATTATCTGCTCTCCCCCCAGGGGCAGCGGATTCTGGCCGCCCACGGCTTTTTACCGGCGAGGTAG
- a CDS encoding molybdenum cofactor guanylyltransferase yields MTEFEDVTGVLLAGGQSQRMGRDKATLPVGGVPLYRRALTVLRGLFAQVLIAGDRPDLADEGVTCHRDIYPGSSLGGLYTGLLRATTPHIFVAACDMPSPDPALIRTLLSWRRDFDVVVPRTPAGLEPLFACYGKGCLAPMEELLRQGRYRIYDFYDQVRVRYVEADELPPGWQQALRNVNTPADMATIKEELS; encoded by the coding sequence TTGACTGAATTCGAGGATGTAACCGGTGTCTTGCTGGCTGGTGGGCAAAGCCAGCGCATGGGGCGTGACAAGGCGACTCTGCCTGTTGGCGGGGTACCGCTTTACCGGCGCGCCCTGACGGTGCTGCGGGGCCTTTTCGCCCAAGTTCTGATCGCCGGCGATCGCCCTGATTTGGCCGACGAGGGCGTGACCTGCCACCGCGACATCTATCCCGGCAGCTCCCTCGGCGGTCTTTATACGGGGCTGCTGCGGGCCACCACACCCCACATTTTCGTGGCGGCCTGTGACATGCCCTCACCTGATCCGGCCCTTATCCGCACCCTGCTGTCCTGGCGCCGCGACTTCGACGTGGTGGTGCCGCGCACGCCGGCGGGGCTGGAACCCCTCTTCGCCTGCTACGGCAAAGGCTGCCTGGCGCCCATGGAAGAACTGCTGCGGCAGGGCCGTTACCGCATTTACGATTTTTACGATCAGGTGCGCGTCCGCTACGTGGAAGCGGACGAACTGCCGCCCGGCTGGCAGCAGGCCCTACGCAACGTCAATACCCCCGCCGACATGGCGACCATCAAGGAGGAACTCTCATGA
- the extKL gene encoding multiheme c-type cytochrome (seleno)protein ExtKL translates to MNATGRTLSIWGLAFLAAATFGLAPSPSEAAGIGKDGTIAAKKGKANTLQELIDMYDSSSCVDCHQEAHDEWAQSAHSRSVYGTGRTAATFKTAFTNGFMSWAYSGVTDPKDVEVEHLMGCAKCHLPQLADATDAVAKEFVGTIYDFMNAYAEDDMKTFEAKKETLLKLNINCLVCHNRMAITHKWADGYPQAGVVYGNVDGEHMDADFPVMKASPIMKESILCGQCHGLGPNLELDNPTQCATAYGSYLWSYVAGGGDQTCQECHMEESGLGHNMQSYRDKGMADRAVEFEVHAIPMNWRDGRNVVPQVMLDVAMTNRTGHAIPDGUPTPNRLVLSVIATAKDGQEVFNQDKIYMPIPQKFARGDEMGRGPYEKSGIIADTGLHPGKKVKEHFEIRFPAGQTEMELKVQLWYLPYGNKQSDPFLWKEEVKTVKVSDI, encoded by the coding sequence ATGAACGCGACAGGAAGGACCCTTAGTATCTGGGGTCTCGCTTTCCTGGCGGCTGCCACCTTTGGCCTGGCCCCCTCCCCCAGCGAGGCAGCGGGCATCGGCAAGGACGGCACCATCGCCGCCAAAAAAGGCAAAGCGAACACCCTGCAGGAGCTGATCGACATGTACGATTCGAGCTCCTGCGTCGACTGCCACCAGGAGGCGCACGACGAGTGGGCCCAGTCGGCACACTCCCGCTCGGTGTACGGCACCGGCCGCACCGCCGCCACCTTCAAGACGGCCTTTACCAACGGCTTCATGTCCTGGGCCTATTCGGGCGTCACCGATCCCAAGGATGTCGAGGTCGAACACCTGATGGGCTGCGCCAAGTGCCACCTGCCCCAGCTGGCTGATGCCACCGACGCCGTGGCCAAGGAATTCGTCGGCACCATCTACGACTTCATGAACGCCTACGCCGAAGACGACATGAAGACCTTCGAGGCCAAGAAGGAAACCCTGCTCAAACTCAACATCAACTGCCTGGTCTGCCACAACCGCATGGCCATCACCCACAAATGGGCCGACGGCTATCCGCAGGCCGGGGTGGTCTACGGCAACGTGGACGGCGAGCACATGGATGCCGACTTTCCGGTCATGAAGGCCAGCCCCATCATGAAGGAGTCGATCCTCTGTGGCCAGTGTCACGGTCTCGGCCCCAACCTCGAACTGGACAACCCCACCCAGTGCGCCACGGCCTATGGTAGCTATCTCTGGTCCTACGTGGCCGGCGGCGGCGACCAGACCTGCCAGGAGTGTCACATGGAAGAGAGCGGGCTCGGCCACAACATGCAGAGCTACCGCGATAAAGGCATGGCCGATCGGGCCGTGGAGTTCGAAGTACATGCCATCCCCATGAACTGGCGTGACGGCCGTAATGTAGTGCCTCAGGTCATGCTCGACGTAGCCATGACCAACCGCACCGGCCACGCCATCCCTGATGGCTGACCGACCCCCAACCGACTGGTTCTGTCGGTAATCGCTACAGCAAAGGATGGTCAGGAAGTTTTCAATCAGGACAAGATCTACATGCCTATCCCGCAGAAATTCGCGCGGGGTGACGAAATGGGCCGCGGCCCCTACGAAAAGAGCGGCATCATTGCCGACACCGGGCTGCACCCGGGCAAGAAAGTCAAGGAACACTTTGAAATCCGCTTCCCCGCAGGGCAAACGGAAATGGAGCTGAAAGTACAGCTCTGGTATCTGCCTTACGGCAACAAGCAAAGCGATCCCTTCCTGTGGAAGGAAGAGGTCAAAACGGTGAAGGTCAGTGACATCTAA
- the extM gene encoding selenite/tellurite reduction operon c-type cytochrome ExtM, protein MPLRCRLSYWILATLLLYFAAGCTTSQEEESRCESCHQGLELASPTHGACTTCHGGDPGTDNKDAAHRGMFGKKNPAAPEVWDKGCGGCHEGQLKRVRSNLMYTNTGIIKNAQLTWEGVDGQLYATRQEEVFDAKGEPQTLRSVRELDNLSGELYRKFCSLCHVGQESNQVWSGSHGSGCAACHFPYNDNATYQGGDETVHGKWPYSASHEMASLPDNKVCARCHNRSGRIALSYQGQNDGNNSLVPTRDAIPGPELIGGVRNVTSIAPDIHHAKGMDCIDCHTSRDVMGDGYAYENMYLQTETACEDCHGSAHEHPRLEAISRENDSALVESRNYKLPMTYGANMVLTTKGRKYANVFEQEGKIWLQGKRSGKLHESKVITDTPEHTIVGHERLECYSCHSRTVVQCYGCHTEYDLTRNARDFVKGYDTPGAFTETEDFRMLYPFPLALNQRGKISPVTPGCQTFVTVIERDGRKSKDEYVARFGDRQQLRFAPFYSHNTGTRAVGCAECHGNPSFLGFGQHVIEGATIEGTLLCEKSDSKPLDGYLTMEDGKVKAFSAITRENSRPLNGAEVKKVLAVNLCLVCHDNPKDPIYQKELDYGALDRCLERSVPARP, encoded by the coding sequence ATGCCGTTGCGCTGTCGTCTGTCATACTGGATTCTCGCCACCCTCCTGCTATACTTCGCCGCCGGCTGCACCACCAGCCAGGAAGAGGAGTCCCGCTGCGAAAGTTGCCACCAGGGACTGGAACTCGCCTCACCCACCCACGGCGCCTGCACGACCTGTCACGGCGGCGACCCCGGCACCGACAACAAGGATGCCGCCCACCGGGGCATGTTCGGCAAAAAGAATCCGGCCGCACCGGAAGTCTGGGACAAGGGCTGCGGCGGCTGCCATGAGGGGCAACTGAAGCGGGTCCGCTCCAACCTGATGTATACAAACACCGGCATCATCAAAAACGCCCAGCTCACCTGGGAAGGGGTAGATGGTCAGTTGTACGCTACCCGCCAGGAGGAGGTTTTTGACGCCAAGGGCGAACCCCAGACTCTGCGCTCGGTGAGGGAACTCGACAATCTTTCTGGCGAACTCTATCGCAAGTTCTGTTCCCTCTGCCATGTCGGCCAAGAATCCAACCAGGTGTGGAGCGGCAGCCATGGCTCGGGCTGCGCCGCCTGTCATTTCCCCTACAACGACAACGCCACCTACCAGGGCGGCGACGAGACGGTGCATGGCAAGTGGCCCTATTCGGCCAGCCATGAAATGGCCTCCCTGCCCGACAATAAAGTCTGCGCCCGCTGCCATAACCGCAGTGGCCGCATCGCCCTCTCCTACCAGGGGCAGAATGACGGCAACAACAGCCTGGTCCCCACCCGCGACGCCATTCCCGGTCCTGAACTCATCGGTGGCGTGCGCAACGTCACCAGCATCGCTCCCGACATCCACCATGCCAAAGGCATGGACTGCATCGACTGCCACACCTCCCGCGATGTCATGGGGGATGGCTACGCCTACGAAAACATGTATCTGCAGACGGAGACGGCCTGCGAAGACTGTCATGGCAGCGCCCACGAGCATCCCCGGCTGGAAGCCATCAGCCGCGAGAACGACAGCGCCCTGGTGGAATCGCGCAACTACAAGCTGCCCATGACCTATGGCGCCAACATGGTACTGACAACCAAGGGCCGCAAGTACGCCAACGTCTTCGAGCAGGAGGGCAAGATCTGGCTGCAGGGCAAACGCAGCGGCAAACTGCACGAGTCGAAGGTCATCACCGATACGCCGGAGCACACCATCGTCGGCCACGAACGCCTCGAATGCTACAGCTGCCATTCGCGCACGGTGGTGCAGTGCTACGGCTGCCACACCGAGTACGACCTCACCCGCAACGCCCGCGATTTTGTGAAAGGATACGACACCCCCGGCGCCTTCACGGAGACGGAGGATTTCCGCATGCTCTACCCCTTCCCTCTGGCCCTGAACCAGCGCGGGAAGATCTCGCCGGTGACGCCAGGCTGCCAGACCTTTGTCACCGTCATCGAACGGGACGGCCGCAAGAGCAAGGACGAGTACGTGGCCCGCTTCGGTGATCGCCAACAGCTGCGTTTCGCCCCCTTTTACAGCCACAACACGGGCACCCGCGCCGTCGGCTGTGCCGAGTGTCACGGCAATCCGTCCTTCCTCGGCTTCGGCCAGCATGTCATCGAGGGTGCCACCATCGAAGGAACCCTGCTGTGCGAAAAATCGGACAGCAAGCCCCTGGACGGTTACCTGACGATGGAGGACGGCAAGGTAAAGGCTTTTTCCGCCATCACCCGCGAGAATTCCCGGCCCTTGAACGGGGCGGAAGTGAAGAAAGTGCTGGCCGTCAACCTGTGCCTGGTCTGCCACGACAATCCCAAGGACCCTATTTACCAGAAGGAACTCGACTATGGCGCGCTGGATCGCTGCCTTGAGCGCTCTGTGCCTGCTCGGCCTTAG
- a CDS encoding TetR family transcriptional regulator: MATTLPKPQVKHDHIVKVARSLFVKNGVHHVSIPMIVKASGTSTGAIYHHFGSKENLVSFIRKKTLDDFYQEFDHRLAGKETAQEKLAVFAQLIFEITENDPDMMGYMLFINQGDLKSVEPPLCFTDPFRRVQAIVRKGIEDGEIKPGEVYILGAAYTGVILRAAELRLICVLEQPLTQIGDLIIENAWAAIRNFPKDGEVTPAKGVFPKQNDLDNRRLST, translated from the coding sequence GTGGCTACAACCCTTCCCAAACCACAAGTCAAGCATGACCATATCGTTAAGGTAGCCCGCAGTCTTTTTGTCAAGAATGGCGTTCACCATGTTTCCATACCCATGATCGTCAAGGCCTCGGGCACCAGCACGGGAGCGATCTATCACCACTTCGGCAGTAAGGAAAACCTGGTCAGTTTTATACGCAAGAAGACCCTGGACGACTTTTACCAGGAATTCGACCACCGACTGGCAGGCAAGGAGACCGCCCAGGAAAAACTCGCGGTCTTTGCCCAGCTGATTTTCGAAATCACCGAGAACGACCCCGACATGATGGGCTACATGCTCTTCATCAACCAGGGCGATCTCAAATCGGTCGAACCGCCCCTCTGCTTCACCGATCCCTTCCGGCGGGTGCAGGCCATCGTGCGAAAAGGGATTGAAGATGGCGAGATCAAACCGGGCGAGGTTTACATTCTGGGCGCGGCCTACACTGGCGTCATTCTGCGCGCCGCCGAATTGCGCCTGATCTGCGTACTGGAACAACCGCTGACCCAAATCGGCGACCTGATTATCGAGAACGCCTGGGCGGCGATCCGAAACTTTCCAAAAGACGGGGAAGTCACCCCAGCAAAGGGAGTATTCCCCAAACAAAACGACCTGGACAACAGACGTCTATCAACGTAG
- the extJ gene encoding selenite/tellurite reduction operon protein ExtJ, translated as MKKLLTLTVIALMSASVAFASEAELKGKVTAVSGKTVTIEVEKGDAADVSVGDAVKVEVKKGEKKAAPKKGKDMLMGC; from the coding sequence ATGAAAAAACTTTTGACCCTGACCGTCATCGCTCTGATGTCCGCCAGCGTGGCCTTCGCCAGCGAAGCCGAACTCAAAGGCAAAGTCACTGCCGTCAGCGGCAAGACTGTCACGATTGAAGTGGAAAAAGGCGATGCGGCTGACGTAAGCGTCGGCGACGCCGTCAAAGTGGAAGTGAAAAAAGGTGAAAAGAAAGCCGCCCCTAAAAAAGGCAAAGACATGCTGATGGGCTGCTAA
- the extH gene encoding selenite/tellurite reduction operon rhodanese-like protein ExtH, producing the protein MIRYSLRKTQTKACVIISLLLTLALSLGGCSSDSYDTPKTADNAPVAGAATSVLIEPVTLKGWMDQGLVNSDSTFDTNVVIFDFGGYKMDNTDPDRIKGACRVAKAELDALRFEGVSNAFPLAPPGAQMDALMQKLGINENSTIVFTTSSPAFYATRAYWVFRYWGFPKERLKFLNGGNTAFATAYPELMTTEAPTPVASTYSVKDLPSFNADLRASVGELITILSDLPTSTTNLVLDARGKAPADGASGYFGTAPTGGQLTSGAVVLFDGHPEGGQYLNQADLFASGKFKGVEDIKALFATKGWTADKKTTAYCTTGYSATPLFFAVDALLGADAQLYDGSWSQLGKYSDLQSVGGELPYGSPWAADKYLDISEGAYSYNNDIPAPLTIETLQLDATAEANAPFTADVNTDDSDVNPLANQVEEADALYAAGPATVTFTTPVLTATNEVLISADTLAGWMDAGLVNKAAGSERVVLLDVTSAANYAKAHIPGAQLWDTAQHVMTRTEGPAPAVNMVLDGASMDAMIQATGIDENTTIVITSSQTATYFPSRAYFLFRYWGFPKERIKVLNGFNGAWPAADLTDVTMDLPDSTLSVAALANLQDDTRVSLAELMDALRDGRGTAVDMRGDKSATMSTAGVFSDVAGDYVVFEGTLNGGESFNYTQFNVDYAGGDLRFRSKEVIDAMLTEAGITTSTDGSNPIYSYCRTGYIASVGFFVLDAILDVDVMTYDGSWSQWGKLSTVDTDKGGELPSGSLWAVDNATYMDVINYNADHIKVVEKLNPDEEALDLLPSSADANQVENADELYRTPTSGGTGGSAPDQFTPVGGGC; encoded by the coding sequence ATGATTAGGTACAGCTTAAGGAAGACTCAAACCAAAGCCTGTGTGATCATCTCGCTGCTGCTGACCCTGGCGCTGAGCCTGGGTGGCTGCAGCTCCGACAGCTACGACACCCCCAAGACGGCTGACAATGCGCCTGTCGCTGGGGCTGCTACCAGCGTACTCATCGAACCGGTCACCCTGAAAGGCTGGATGGATCAAGGTCTGGTCAACAGTGACAGCACCTTTGACACCAACGTCGTTATCTTTGATTTCGGCGGGTACAAAATGGATAACACTGATCCCGACCGCATCAAAGGTGCCTGCCGTGTCGCCAAAGCGGAACTGGACGCTTTACGCTTCGAAGGCGTGAGCAATGCCTTCCCTCTTGCTCCGCCCGGGGCACAAATGGATGCATTGATGCAAAAACTTGGCATCAATGAAAATAGCACCATTGTTTTCACGACCTCTTCGCCAGCATTTTATGCCACTCGCGCTTACTGGGTTTTCCGCTACTGGGGCTTCCCCAAGGAACGCCTCAAATTCCTTAATGGCGGCAACACCGCTTTTGCCACGGCCTACCCCGAATTGATGACAACCGAGGCCCCCACTCCCGTAGCCTCGACTTACAGTGTTAAGGATTTGCCAAGCTTCAATGCCGATCTTCGTGCCTCGGTAGGTGAATTGATTACCATTCTGTCCGATCTACCCACTTCCACCACCAATCTGGTGCTGGACGCCCGTGGCAAAGCTCCGGCCGACGGGGCATCTGGTTACTTCGGCACGGCACCCACCGGAGGGCAGCTTACTTCCGGTGCAGTTGTGCTTTTTGATGGTCATCCTGAAGGCGGCCAATACCTGAACCAGGCGGACCTCTTTGCGAGTGGCAAATTTAAAGGGGTTGAGGATATCAAGGCGCTCTTTGCCACCAAAGGCTGGACTGCCGACAAGAAGACCACCGCTTACTGCACCACCGGCTATTCGGCTACCCCTCTTTTCTTCGCAGTTGACGCGCTGCTCGGCGCCGATGCCCAACTCTATGACGGATCTTGGAGCCAACTTGGCAAATACTCTGATCTTCAAAGTGTGGGCGGGGAACTACCCTACGGCTCCCCTTGGGCAGCGGACAAATATCTCGACATTAGCGAAGGGGCCTACAGTTACAACAACGACATTCCCGCCCCTCTTACAATTGAAACCCTGCAGCTCGATGCGACGGCTGAAGCCAATGCGCCCTTTACCGCTGACGTCAACACCGACGATAGCGACGTCAACCCTTTGGCCAACCAGGTAGAAGAGGCTGACGCCCTCTATGCTGCCGGACCCGCCACAGTGACCTTCACCACACCGGTTCTGACCGCGACGAACGAGGTCCTCATCAGCGCCGATACACTGGCCGGATGGATGGACGCCGGTCTTGTCAACAAGGCGGCTGGTTCAGAGCGTGTTGTCCTTCTGGATGTCACCAGCGCTGCCAACTATGCAAAGGCCCACATCCCTGGCGCACAGCTTTGGGACACCGCTCAGCACGTCATGACGCGTACGGAAGGCCCAGCACCAGCAGTCAACATGGTCCTTGATGGCGCCAGCATGGACGCCATGATTCAGGCCACCGGCATTGACGAGAACACGACCATTGTCATCACCTCGTCCCAAACCGCCACCTACTTCCCCAGCCGGGCGTATTTTCTCTTCCGTTACTGGGGTTTCCCTAAAGAGCGCATTAAGGTCCTCAACGGCTTTAACGGCGCCTGGCCAGCGGCGGACTTGACCGATGTGACAATGGATCTGCCGGATTCCACGCTGAGTGTTGCCGCCTTGGCTAATCTCCAGGATGACACCCGAGTTTCCCTGGCCGAATTGATGGATGCCCTACGTGATGGCCGCGGTACCGCCGTTGACATGCGGGGTGACAAGAGCGCTACCATGTCGACCGCTGGCGTTTTCTCTGACGTTGCTGGCGACTATGTGGTCTTCGAGGGCACCCTCAATGGGGGCGAATCGTTCAATTATACCCAGTTCAACGTCGACTACGCTGGTGGCGATCTGCGTTTCCGGTCAAAAGAGGTCATCGATGCCATGCTCACCGAAGCGGGAATCACCACTTCTACGGATGGCAGCAACCCCATCTACTCCTACTGCCGCACCGGCTATATCGCCTCCGTTGGTTTCTTCGTCCTCGACGCCATTCTGGACGTCGATGTCATGACCTACGATGGCTCCTGGAGCCAGTGGGGCAAACTGTCCACGGTTGATACAGACAAAGGCGGGGAACTTCCGTCTGGCTCCCTTTGGGCCGTTGACAACGCCACGTATATGGATGTCATCAACTACAACGCGGATCACATCAAGGTCGTGGAGAAACTCAACCCTGACGAGGAAGCCCTCGACCTGCTGCCCAGCTCTGCCGACGCCAACCAGGTGGAGAATGCGGACGAGCTCTATCGTACACCTACATCTGGCGGCACAGGCGGCAGTGCACCCGACCAGTTCACACCGGTGGGCGGCGGCTGCTAA
- the mobB gene encoding molybdopterin-guanine dinucleotide biosynthesis protein B: MNVPVVSVVAKSGTGKTTLLEKLIAGLKGRGYRVGALKHDAHRFEMDHEGKDSWRLTQAGAATTVITSPAKIAMIKMNRDAQEPPLEETIQRLFADVDIVLTEGFKKSAMPKIEVHRTARSERLLCRDEEHDPTLIAVASDAGLQLDVPVFHIDDAEAICDFIEARFLQ; the protein is encoded by the coding sequence ATGAACGTACCCGTTGTTTCGGTTGTGGCCAAAAGCGGAACCGGCAAGACAACCCTGCTGGAAAAACTCATCGCCGGCCTGAAGGGGCGCGGCTACCGGGTGGGGGCGCTCAAACACGATGCCCACCGCTTCGAGATGGACCACGAGGGCAAGGATTCCTGGCGCCTGACCCAGGCCGGCGCCGCTACCACCGTGATCACCTCGCCGGCCAAGATCGCCATGATCAAGATGAACCGCGATGCCCAGGAGCCGCCGCTGGAGGAGACGATTCAGCGGCTGTTCGCCGATGTGGACATCGTGCTGACCGAGGGCTTCAAGAAGAGCGCCATGCCCAAGATCGAGGTGCACCGCACCGCCCGCAGCGAACGTCTGCTCTGTCGGGATGAAGAGCACGATCCCACCCTGATCGCCGTGGCCTCCGACGCCGGACTGCAGCTGGATGTACCGGTCTTTCATATCGATGACGCCGAAGCGATCTGCGATTTCATCGAAGCGCGGTTTTTGCAGTGA